In a genomic window of Desulfobulbaceae bacterium:
- a CDS encoding NAD(P)H-dependent oxidoreductase subunit E, producing MEKAMIEELERIHQQYDESGDNIISALQHIQEVFGYLPEEAVYWFSKRTNIPASKFFGVSTFYAQFFLKPRGKNIITSCCGTVCHVKGAHRNLFQLNQELDFPKGEDTTKDGLFTLEKVACLGACSIAPVMVVNKKVYGRMTPEKVTQAIKSVLKADKEQDSE from the coding sequence ATGGAAAAAGCAATGATTGAAGAGCTTGAACGGATTCATCAGCAGTATGATGAGTCAGGCGATAATATCATATCTGCCCTTCAGCACATTCAGGAAGTTTTTGGCTATCTACCGGAAGAGGCGGTTTACTGGTTTTCTAAACGAACGAATATCCCAGCCAGCAAATTTTTCGGGGTCAGTACTTTTTATGCGCAATTCTTTCTGAAACCACGTGGCAAAAACATTATTACCTCATGTTGCGGAACGGTCTGTCACGTAAAAGGGGCCCATCGTAATCTGTTTCAATTGAATCAGGAGCTTGATTTTCCCAAGGGTGAAGATACCACCAAAGACGGTTTGTTCACCCTTGAGAAGGTCGCCTGTCTGGGGGCATGCAGTATTGCCCCGGTGATGGTGGTCAACAAAAAAGTCTATGGCCGGATGACCCCTGAAAAAGTAACACAAGCCATTAAAAGCGTTTTAAAAGCTGATAAGGAACAGGACAGTGAGTGA